In Calonectris borealis chromosome 20, bCalBor7.hap1.2, whole genome shotgun sequence, a genomic segment contains:
- the LOC142091115 gene encoding uncharacterized protein LOC142091115: MPPSQSKTRHKKVGKEKVLNCEKKESSPGDSKIHCGRQWEGKSKGQLKDKESLPEQDDTREEDPLKSQRLVRLQGSKENGHKKLFHGERAYKRNDERESGLGRKQGEQLVSKLEGKKGNACKQQEMTSGRESEDSSDKEEKATINSEKHSFKKKCEKRPAVSEKVTESESVKSIAVQSVEGPLQKRDLPQKAHNAREKHNENHGFKEASEQKSGSLSQGSMAQGKGERTGKKQVRKHTKIIVTESAEENILETSDNCCSNSSNEGHWTHKKGTKETVVDSTASSEEKSSSSEEDGISEKEATLEDPPVAEGKGYKELLDESNEASNETEREQVTTDGRNESEDEGTDFAGLEAEEKMKKQDDMPRQPKSILAESSEEDDDVRISGFQLKSLKNRENGNNEVGKENILENYKVQDMSKDAHDNSDGSEENSTEESIDKGKENATKQPLPSAVKANLHVCLSKVLQGTEQEEKVNDEGSTLEDSLLLSKQQMTLKEKYGKCEIAEQGKVVEHIQRDSSSDCSKQELAAMMLTKKCSSQSQIFLNLKNKHKNAETKLLTSCKPNPDQIVLETNSDLKNVESICSKPTTLETFSTQKEPNIAQSFGEKRLNLSNISSCCTITKKII; this comes from the coding sequence ATGCCTCCTTCCCAATCCAAGACTCGGCAcaaaaaggttggaaaagaaaaagtgctgaattgtgagaaaaaagaaagctccCCAGGAGATTCTAAGATCCACTGTGGGAGACAGTGGGAAGGTAAGAGTAAAGGCCAGCTGAAGGACAAAGAGTCATTGCCTGAACAAGATGACACCCGTGAAGAGGACCCCTTAAAAAGCCAGAGGCTGGTAAGGCTTcagggaagcaaagaaaatggCCACAAAAAGTTATTCCATGGGGAAAGAGCCTACAAGAGAAATGACGAAAGAGAATCTGGTTTGGGGAGAAAACAAGGAGAACAATTAGTGTCCaagttggaggggaaaaaaggaaacgcCTGCAAGCAACAGGAAATGACATCAGGGCGAGAAAGTGAGGACAGCAGCGATAAGGAGGAAAAGGCCACCATAAACAGTGAGAAACACAGTTTTAAGAAGAAGTGTGAAAAGCGTCCTGCTGTTAGTGAAAAAGTCACCGAGTCAGAGTCTGTAAAGTCAATTGCAGTGCAAAGTGTTGAAGGCCCTCTTCAGAAACGTGACTTGCCGCAGAAGGCACACAATGCCAGGGAAAAGCACAACGAGAATCACGGCTTTAAGGAAGCTTCTGAGCAGAAGTCAGGTTCTCTATCCCAAGGCAGCATGGCACAGGGAAAAGGTGAGAGAACTGGGAAAAAGCAAGTTAGAAAACATACCAAGATTATTGTCACTGAAAGTGCAGAAGAAAATATCCTGGAAACCTCAGATAACTGCTGCTCTAACTCCAGCAATGAAGGCCATTGGACCCATAAAAAAGGTACAAAAGAGACTGTAGTGGACAGCACTGCAAGCAGTGAAGAGAAGAGTAGTTCTTCAGAGGAAGATGGCATCAGTGAGAAAGAAGCCACGCTTGAAGATCCTCCTGTGGCTGAAGGAAAAGGCTACAAGGAACTGCTTGATGAAAGCAATGAAGCATCTAATGAAACTGAAAGGGAGCAGGTGACCACAGATGGAAGGAATGAATCTGAGGATGAGGGCACTGACTTTGCAGGAttggaggcagaggagaaaatgaagaagcAAGATGACATGCCAAGACAACCAAAATCTATTCTAGCTGAGAGCAGTGAGGAAGATGATGATGTAAGAATTTCAGGATTCCAACTTAAAAGTCTTAAGAACAGAGAAAATGGCAATAATGAAGTAGGCAaggaaaatatattagaaaattaCAAAGTTCAAGATATGTCAAAAGATGCACATGATAATTCTGACGGCAGTGAGGAGAACAGCACTGAAGAGAGCAttgacaaaggaaaagaaaatgcaacaaaacaACCACTGCCTAGTGCTGTGAAAGCAAATCTCCACGTTTGCCTTAGCAAAGTACTTCAAGGAACTGAACAGGAAGAGAAGGTGAATGATGAAGGCAGCACACTGGAAGATAGCCTTTTGCTCTCCAAGCAGCAGATGACATTGAAAGAGAAATATGGGAAGTGTGAGATTGCAGAACAAGGTAAAGTGGTAGAACATATACAGAGGGACAGTTCATCAGACTGCAGCAAGCAGGAGTTAGCAGCAATGATGCTTACAAAGAAATGCTCTTCTCAATCCCAGATCTTTCtcaatctgaaaaacaaacataaaaatgctGAGACCAAACTATTAACAAGCTGTAAACCAAATCCTGACCAGATAGTTTTGGAAACCAACTCTGACctgaaaaatgttgaaagcatCTGTTCAAAACCCACGACTTTAGAAACCTTCAGTACACAGAAAGAACCCAACATAGCTCAAAGTTTTGGAGAGAAAAGAttaaatctttcaaatatttcaagcTGCTGcactattacaaaaaaaatcatctga